A genome region from Glycine max cultivar Williams 82 chromosome 5, Glycine_max_v4.0, whole genome shotgun sequence includes the following:
- the LOC100782286 gene encoding galactomannan galactosyltransferase 1, giving the protein MAKFSSRKKSSIWVPNGCIFFLGGALTTLLLLWGLSSFIIPIPNSDPELNPVSTKLSSLQFPTNTDSPETTFYDDPETSYTMDKPMHNWDEKRKQWLLHHPSFTVTTHDSKILVVTGSQPKRCHNPIGDHLLLRFFKNKVDYCRLHNYDIIYNNALLHPKMGSYWAKYPVIRAAMVAHPEAEWVWWVDSDAVFTDMEFTLPLNRYKDHNLVVHGWENLVRENRSWTGLNAGVFLMRNCQWSLDFMDVWASMGPMSPEYEKWGETLKSTFKDKVLPDSDDQTALAYLIAVENKWADKIFLESEYYFQGYWLEISKTYYNVSERYDEVERKVKGLRRRHAEKVSESYGLMREEYLNDVGEWKRPFITHFTGCQPCNGHHNPAYDAMDCWNSMERALNFADNQVLRVYGYMRKDLLNKAISPIPFDYPNVV; this is encoded by the coding sequence ATGGCAAAGTTCAGTTCCAGAAAAAAATCCTCCATTTGGGTCCCCAACGGTTGCATCTTCTTCCTCGGAGGAGCACTCACAACCCTCCTTCTCCTCTGGGGTCTATCCTCCTTCATAATCCCCATCCCAAACTCTGACCCAGAACTCAACCCTGTCTCCACAAAACTCAGTTCCCTCCAATTCCCCACAAACACCGACTCACCAGAAACAACTTTTTACGACGACCCCGAAACGAGTTACACCATGGACAAGCCCATGCACAACTGGGACGAGAAGAGAAAACAGTGGCTTTTGCATCATCCTTCATTCACCGTCACGACACATGATAGCAAGATCCTCGTCGTGACGGGGTCGCAGCCGAAGCGCTGCCACAACCCCATCGGCGATCACCTTCTATTAAGGTTCTTCAAGAACAAGGTTGACTACTGCCGCCTCCACAACTACGACATAATTTACAATAACGCCCTATTGCACCCCAAAATGGGATCATACTGGGCCAAGTACCCGGTGATCCGAGCCGCCATGGTGGCTCACCCGGAGGCCGAGTGGGTCTGGTGGGTCGACTCGGACGCGGTCTTCACCGACATGGAGTTCACTCTCCCTCTCAACCGCTACAAGGACCACAACCTCGTTGTCCACGGTTGGGAAAATCTCGTACGTGAAAACCGTAGCTGGACGGGGCTTAACGCCGGCGTTTTCCTCATGAGAAACTGTCAGTGGTCGTTGGATTTTATGGACGTGTGGGCCAGCATGGGCCCAATGTCCCCGGAGTATGAAAAATGGGGGGAAACCTTAAAATCCACGTTCAAGGACAAGGTTCTTCCGGACTCGGACGATCAGACGGCGCTGGCATATCTGATCGCGGTTGAGAACAAATGGGCGGACAAGATCTTTCTGGAGAGTGAGTACTATTTCCAAGGCTACTGGTTGGAGATTTCGAAGACTTACTATAACGTTAGCGAGAGGTACGATGAGGTGGAGAGAAAGGTTAAAGGATTGAGGAGGAGGCACGCGGAGAAAGTGAGTGAAAGTTATGGTTTGATGAGGGAGGAGTATTTGAACGATGTGGGAGAGTGGAAGAGGCCTTTCATCACGCATTTCACTGGGTGCCAACCCTGCAATGGACACCATAACCCTGCGTATGATGCTATGGATTGCTGGAAC